The DNA window GATGGCTTCGGCCAGCATGGAGGACGACGTCGTCAGAATGAATGCGACGAACTTCAAGACAGCGATGGTCAGGTTTGCAGCCAGAGCCGCGACGATCGCCTTGGTACCGCCAGTTGCAGCCAAGGGAACTTCACCTCTTCACAGGAAATTACAAGGGAATGGATAGGCCGCCTACCGCAGCCGTCTAGTAAATACCGTACCCGGCCGGTCCGCGGCAGTGCACCAGGCATGACGCGCTGGCGCCACGAAAACCTTGAAACTAAGCGTGCTGACAAATAATCGTGCGCTGTGTTAGCTTGAAGCCATATCGGGACTGACACGAATCGATCCCGACGAATATGAAGGAGGAGACAATGGGTTTTCTTGCTTGGATTATTCTCGGCCTGATCGTAGGCGCAATTGTTAAGGCCGTTATGCCCGGTAGGGTTGGCGGCGGCTGGGTCACCAGCTTGGTATTGGGCGTCGTAGGCGCCATCGTTGGTGGCTGGATCGGCAGCCTTCTCTTCGGCAAGGGTGACCTGGCGTTCTTCGACCTCGGCACCTGGATCCTCGCCATTATCGGCGGCTTGGTAGTCGCCGGTGTCTACGGGGCCATCACCGGCCGCAACCGGACCACCTAAGACCACGAGGCGCTGGTCAGCCGGAAGGCATGCCAGCTGCACATAGGAAAGCGGGGACCCACCAGCCGGTGGGTCCCCGCTTTTCTTGCGCCGGGCGCTTACTTAGGCCCGGACGGGACCGGCTGCTGGGAACGGGCACTCGCGTAAAGGCAGACGGTGGCCGCGGTGCCGAGGTTCAGGCTTTCGGCTTCCCCATAGACCGGCACGGCCACCCGGTGGTCGGCCAGCGCGATCTCGTCCTCGGACAGGCCTTGGGCCTCGTTGCCGAAGAGCCAGGCCGTGGGGCTCTCCAGCGCATATACCGACTCGGCCGCCGAGGCCCCCAGGCGGCGGGCCGCGTTCTCGTCCTGGAGACGGTCCAGGTTCAGCTGGCCTTGGCCGTCCGCCGCGAGGACCCCGATGCCGCGTTCCTTGCAGCGGGCCACCAGGTCCCCGACCTCAGCGCCGAGCACCACGGGCAGGTGGAAGAGGGATCCGGCCGTCGAGCGCACGGCCTTGGGGTTATAGATGTCAACGCTGGAGGCTGTCAGGATGACGGCGTCGGCGCCGGCCGCGTCGGCCGCCCGGAGCACGGTTCCGGCGTTGCCGGGGTCGCGGACCTGGCACAGCACGGCAACCAGCTGCGGGCCGGCGTCGAGCACCTGCTCGAGGCCTACATCCAGGAAACCGCAGACCGCGAGAATGCCCTGCGGGGTGACCGTATCCGCCATCGCGGCCAGCACTTCGTCGGTGGCAAGGTATGCCGTGGTGCCCTCGGCGAGTGTCTCCAGATCCGGGTGCCGGTCCAGGCAGGACTCGCTTGCGTAGACCTCATAGACGATGCCGGGTTCCCCCGCGGCAACCCGCTTCTGATGCAGCGTCAGGGCTTCGCGCACGGCCTGCGGCCCCTCGGCCAGGAACTCGCGGCGCTTTAAACGGGCCGGGCGCCCGGCAAGCTGTGCCACCTTCCTCACCCGATCAGCTCGGGGGTTGGAAAGCGGAAAGTCTTGCGGGCGCCCGGTTTCGTTCATATAAGAACCTTAGTGGCAGTTGCCACCCGTCCTTGAACCACCTGTTGCTGTACTACTCGGCAGCGGCTGCAGCCGGCTTCTTCGCAGCAGTCTTCTTGGCGGCAGGCTTCTTAGCAGCCTTTGCCTTGGGAGCCGCAGCAGCTTCAGCCTTGACGGCGGGAGCGGACGTGTCGGCGGGCAGGGAGTCCTTGGCGACCTTGACCAGCGCGGCGAAGGCGTTGGCGTCGGAGACAGCCAGCTCGGCCAGCATGCGGCGGTCAACCTCGACCTCAGCGGCCTTCAGGCCCTGGATCAGTCG is part of the Arthrobacter sp. KBS0703 genome and encodes:
- the rplT gene encoding 50S ribosomal protein L20, which encodes MARVKRAVNAHKKRRVILERAKGYRGQRSRLYRKAKEQLLHSFVYSYGDRKKKKGDFRRLWIQRINAASRANGLTYNRLIQGLKAAEVEVDRRMLAELAVSDANAFAALVKVAKDSLPADTSAPAVKAEAAAAPKAKAAKKPAAKKTAAKKPAAAAAE
- a CDS encoding RNA methyltransferase; amino-acid sequence: MNETGRPQDFPLSNPRADRVRKVAQLAGRPARLKRREFLAEGPQAVREALTLHQKRVAAGEPGIVYEVYASESCLDRHPDLETLAEGTTAYLATDEVLAAMADTVTPQGILAVCGFLDVGLEQVLDAGPQLVAVLCQVRDPGNAGTVLRAADAAGADAVILTASSVDIYNPKAVRSTAGSLFHLPVVLGAEVGDLVARCKERGIGVLAADGQGQLNLDRLQDENAARRLGASAAESVYALESPTAWLFGNEAQGLSEDEIALADHRVAVPVYGEAESLNLGTAATVCLYASARSQQPVPSGPK
- a CDS encoding GlsB/YeaQ/YmgE family stress response membrane protein gives rise to the protein MGFLAWIILGLIVGAIVKAVMPGRVGGGWVTSLVLGVVGAIVGGWIGSLLFGKGDLAFFDLGTWILAIIGGLVVAGVYGAITGRNRTT